The Bacillus alveayuensis genome has a segment encoding these proteins:
- a CDS encoding nucleotidyltransferase substrate binding protein (TIGR01987 family) (product_source=TIGR01987; cath_funfam=1.20.120.580; pfam=PF08780; superfamily=81593; tigrfam=TIGR01987), whose product MKKYEILEDQLWKLLSKIFKSSGPELKSPRECYRQAFKEGWIENIDVWNDMLSSRNATTHVYNQEDYEELKNKIVNEYFHQIEALLKK is encoded by the coding sequence GTGAAAAAATATGAGATTTTAGAAGATCAACTTTGGAAGCTTTTATCAAAAATTTTTAAGTCATCCGGACCTGAACTAAAAAGTCCGCGGGAATGTTATCGTCAAGCTTTTAAGGAAGGGTGGATTGAAAATATTGATGTATGGAACGATATGTTGAGTTCGCGAAATGCAACTACACATGTGTATAACCAAGAAGATTATGAGGAATTAAAAAATAAAATCGTAAATGAATATTTTCATCAAATCGAAGCGTTGCTAAAAAAATAA
- a CDS encoding molybdopterin biosynthesis enzyme (product_source=COG0303; cath_funfam=3.40.980.10; cog=COG0303; pfam=PF00994; smart=SM00852; superfamily=53218): MLEILQQVHILVTSGGVSIGEYDYLGKVFEKIIAKVIFWKTLARPGIPVLCGVWQDKSIFALSGNPTS, from the coding sequence ATGCTAGAGATTCTTCAGCAGGTGCACATTTTAGTTACAAGCGGTGGCGTGTCCATAGGCGAATATGACTACCTTGGAAAGGTATTTGAAAAAATTATTGCGAAAGTGATATTCTGGAAAACATTAGCTCGCCCTGGAATTCCAGTTTTGTGCGGAGTATGGCAGGATAAGTCGATTTTTGCTTTGTCAGGAAATCCCACTTCGTAA
- a CDS encoding molybdopterin biosynthesis enzyme (product_source=COG0303; cath_funfam=3.40.980.10; cog=COG0303; superfamily=53218): MNLGCFVTFGIASVPVYAKPKVVILSTGSELLNVDEPIVLGKLRDSNGVMLAGQVSQVGGEPQFISVLPRTK; this comes from the coding sequence TTGAACTTGGGCTGCTTCGTTACATTCGGGATTGCATCTGTTCCGGTTTATGCGAAGCCTAAGGTTGTTATTCTTTCAACGGGAAGTGAATTATTGAACGTTGATGAGCCGATCGTCCTTGGAAAGCTCCGTGACAGTAACGGCGTAATGCTGGCCGGTCAAGTGAGTCAAGTAGGAGGCGAACCACAGTTTATTTCGGTATTGCCTAGGACAAAGTAG
- a CDS encoding hypothetical protein (product_source=Hypo-rule applied; transmembrane_helix_parts=Outside_1_14,TMhelix_15_37,Inside_38_40) yields MDGIIPLREGVMPMTVFEALMFAIAFTSLIVSILSYNQKK; encoded by the coding sequence GTGGACGGCATTATACCCCTTAGAGAAGGGGTGATGCCGATGACGGTATTTGAAGCGTTAATGTTTGCAATAGCATTTACAAGCTTAATCGTTTCAATACTGTCTTACAATCAAAAGAAATAA
- a CDS encoding ABC-2 type transport system permease protein (product_source=KO:K01992; cog=COG1277; ko=KO:K01992; pfam=PF12679; superfamily=103473; transmembrane_helix_parts=Inside_1_12,TMhelix_13_35,Outside_36_67,TMhelix_68_90,Inside_91_121,TMhelix_122_144,Outside_145_158,TMhelix_159_181,Inside_182_187,TMhelix_188_210,Outside_211_238,TMhelix_239_258,Inside_259_265) — translation MIFKREFKRNLKSLIIWSIVLTGLILLTLSIFPQFAEQQKSMEKLLEVYPDSIKKAFGMNQLNMGDLLGFYGVEIYIMTTLLGSIYAAILASNILAKEENEKTIEFLLSKPITRSQIVTEKLLAVFVNVLILNGVSTIASLIGFQFEKDPDVPTEPFSLLIVATILLHLTFAAISFMLSSILRKTRSILPISLGIVLAAYFMNVLAGISEDLEFLKYFSPFKYVDAAQIIQDNELKSLYIFIMASVILISIITSYIVYRKKDLAV, via the coding sequence ATGATTTTCAAAAGAGAGTTTAAGCGAAATTTAAAATCATTGATCATATGGAGCATCGTACTCACTGGTCTTATTTTATTGACATTAAGTATTTTTCCTCAATTTGCAGAGCAGCAAAAATCGATGGAAAAGCTGCTTGAGGTTTATCCGGATTCAATTAAAAAAGCGTTTGGCATGAATCAATTAAACATGGGAGACTTGCTTGGTTTTTACGGCGTCGAAATCTATATAATGACAACCCTTTTAGGAAGTATTTACGCAGCCATTCTTGCGTCTAATATCTTGGCAAAGGAAGAAAATGAAAAAACGATAGAATTTTTGCTTTCAAAGCCCATTACAAGAAGCCAAATTGTAACAGAAAAGCTTTTAGCCGTTTTCGTAAATGTATTGATTTTGAATGGGGTTTCGACGATTGCAAGCTTAATTGGATTTCAATTTGAAAAAGACCCTGATGTTCCGACAGAGCCATTTAGTTTACTGATCGTTGCAACAATTTTGCTTCATTTGACATTTGCTGCGATTTCATTTATGTTGTCATCAATCTTGAGAAAAACGAGAAGCATCCTTCCCATCTCACTTGGGATTGTCCTAGCTGCCTACTTTATGAATGTATTGGCAGGGATATCGGAAGACTTAGAATTCCTTAAATATTTTAGTCCGTTTAAATATGTGGATGCTGCCCAAATTATTCAAGATAACGAGCTTAAGTCCCTCTATATCTTTATTATGGCTTCCGTCATTTTAATTAGTATTATAACTTCTTATATTGTATACAGAAAGAAAGATTTGGCAGTGTGA
- a CDS encoding fructosamine-3-kinase (product_source=COG3001; cath_funfam=3.30.200.20,3.90.1200.10; cog=COG3001; pfam=PF03881; superfamily=56112) encodes MDIVATLPKVLNEIGDDTAIIDCKRITGGDINSAYYVKSEKRPYFVKVNENNPPRFFKSEAVGLELLQKTNVVKVPKVYYVMEEKSGAYGLLLLEWIEGEKTNQTSMWLGQAVAKLHQCYGQHFGLAHDNYIGRLPQANGLYENWIDYFVNCRLLPQIQLAEQQSKMPIVRRQKLDKLLVSLDRWLPKLCRPSLLHGDLWGGNWIVGDKGIPYLIDPSVFYGHYEFEIAFTELFGGFPPLFYDAYNDIQPLSPEYKERKELYQLYYLLVHLNLFGEAYGFSIDRILQKYVG; translated from the coding sequence ATGGACATTGTAGCCACTTTACCAAAAGTGCTGAACGAAATTGGTGACGATACAGCTATCATCGATTGCAAACGCATAACTGGGGGAGATATAAATTCAGCATACTATGTAAAAAGTGAAAAGCGGCCGTATTTTGTCAAAGTAAACGAAAACAACCCTCCGCGCTTTTTCAAAAGTGAAGCCGTTGGTCTTGAATTGCTTCAAAAAACGAATGTCGTGAAAGTTCCAAAAGTCTATTACGTCATGGAAGAAAAAAGCGGGGCATATGGCTTGTTGCTGCTTGAATGGATTGAAGGAGAAAAAACAAACCAAACATCAATGTGGCTTGGACAAGCAGTTGCTAAACTCCACCAATGTTATGGGCAGCATTTTGGTTTAGCACATGACAATTATATCGGTCGGCTGCCACAAGCAAATGGATTATATGAAAATTGGATAGATTATTTTGTAAACTGCCGCCTCCTCCCCCAAATTCAATTAGCCGAACAGCAAAGTAAAATGCCAATAGTCCGACGACAAAAACTAGATAAATTGTTAGTTTCCCTAGACCGCTGGCTTCCGAAGCTATGTCGCCCTTCTTTACTGCATGGCGACCTTTGGGGAGGGAATTGGATCGTCGGTGATAAAGGAATCCCTTACCTTATTGATCCGTCTGTGTTTTATGGCCATTATGAATTTGAAATCGCCTTTACAGAATTATTTGGTGGATTTCCACCATTATTTTATGATGCCTATAATGATATTCAACCGCTATCACCAGAATATAAGGAAAGAAAAGAACTATATCAATTATATTATTTGCTTGTTCATCTCAATTTGTTTGGAGAAGCTTACGGTTTTTCCATCGACCGAATTTTGCAAAAGTATGTCGGCTAA
- a CDS encoding ABC-2 type transport system ATP-binding protein (product_source=KO:K01990; cath_funfam=3.40.50.300; cog=COG1131; ko=KO:K01990; pfam=PF00005; smart=SM00382; superfamily=52540), which produces MKIVDLKNLTKSYKKNRGIVNLTFSIEEGEIFGFIGPNGAGKSTTIRTLLNFIYPTSGSATIFGKDIVKHSKEIRQHVGYLPSEIHYYDDMKVIDLLKYSAHFYKKFDAKRMNDLAERLNLDLNRKIEDLSFGNRKKVGIVQALLHEPKLLILDEPTSGLDPLMQNIFFELLTEERENGTTIIFSSHILSEVQKMCDRVAIIKEGELVKVETIENLTKNNLKNITITFEQSDRIDFYLEGIVKKEINGNEMTLLYSGKMKDLLNQINTLPVQDLLIEEPTLEEIFIHYYEK; this is translated from the coding sequence ATGAAAATTGTTGATCTTAAAAATTTGACTAAGAGTTATAAAAAGAATCGGGGAATTGTAAACCTTACATTTTCCATTGAAGAAGGGGAAATTTTTGGTTTTATCGGTCCAAATGGAGCAGGAAAAAGTACAACGATTCGAACGCTTTTAAATTTCATTTATCCGACTAGCGGAAGTGCAACAATTTTTGGAAAGGATATTGTCAAACACTCAAAAGAAATTAGACAACACGTGGGCTATTTGCCGTCTGAGATCCATTATTACGATGATATGAAGGTAATCGATTTATTAAAATACTCAGCTCACTTCTATAAAAAATTTGATGCAAAAAGAATGAATGACTTGGCGGAACGGCTTAATCTAGACCTTAATCGAAAAATTGAGGATCTTTCATTTGGAAACCGAAAAAAGGTTGGAATTGTCCAGGCGCTTTTGCATGAGCCTAAACTCCTTATATTGGATGAGCCGACTAGCGGACTCGATCCACTAATGCAAAACATCTTCTTCGAGCTTCTAACAGAGGAAAGAGAGAACGGTACAACCATTATTTTCTCTTCCCATATTCTTTCTGAAGTGCAAAAGATGTGTGATCGGGTCGCCATTATTAAAGAAGGGGAGCTTGTAAAAGTAGAAACGATTGAAAATCTAACGAAGAACAATTTGAAAAATATTACCATAACATTTGAACAATCAGATCGAATTGATTTCTATCTAGAGGGGATTGTCAAAAAAGAAATAAACGGCAACGAAATGACGCTGCTTTACAGCGGGAAAATGAAGGACCTTCTAAATCAAATAAATACCTTGCCGGTTCAGGATCTATTAATCGAAGAGCCGACTCTCGAAGAAATATTTATTCATTATTATGAAAAGTGA
- a CDS encoding molybdenum cofactor cytidylyltransferase (product_source=KO:K07141; cath_funfam=3.90.550.10; cog=COG2068; ko=KO:K07141; pfam=PF12804; superfamily=53448) — protein sequence MKKVGAIILAAGMSKRMGKPKLLLSLGGKPLFRYSVNTVAAVGLKPIVLVGGKHIEELRKHTSDLTEIEIIENREYESGMASSLKAGIQALKGRTDAVFVFLADQPFVPPIVITKLLESYDQYRKEGVRIFRPKYNNVLGHPVLFDAELFDEFEQIQGDEGGKSILQKHHSSLMAVPFENSEWGFDIDTTEDLLKLKRRTAFVTQCRTPSE from the coding sequence TTGAAAAAGGTTGGGGCAATTATTTTAGCAGCAGGAATGTCAAAACGGATGGGAAAACCAAAGCTGTTATTATCTCTAGGTGGGAAGCCATTATTTCGCTACTCTGTGAACACCGTTGCCGCAGTTGGCTTAAAACCAATTGTTTTGGTCGGAGGCAAACATATTGAAGAGCTGCGCAAACACACATCTGATTTAACAGAAATAGAAATCATTGAGAATCGGGAATATGAATCCGGCATGGCTTCCTCTCTTAAAGCAGGGATTCAGGCTTTAAAGGGACGAACGGATGCAGTCTTCGTATTTTTGGCAGACCAGCCCTTTGTACCTCCAATAGTTATAACGAAATTATTAGAATCATATGATCAATATCGAAAAGAAGGTGTCCGCATTTTCCGCCCTAAGTATAATAATGTACTTGGACACCCTGTATTGTTTGATGCTGAATTATTTGATGAATTTGAGCAAATTCAAGGTGATGAGGGAGGAAAATCAATTCTCCAAAAACATCATTCCAGCTTAATGGCTGTACCGTTTGAAAATTCAGAATGGGGATTCGATATTGACACCACAGAGGATCTGCTCAAACTAAAAAGAAGGACAGCTTTTGTGACACAATGTAGGACTCCATCCGAATAA
- a CDS encoding chromosome segregation ATPase (product_source=COG1196; cath_funfam=3.40.1810.10; cog=COG1196; superfamily=57997), with translation MNEKILEQILIELRGIKDEQQKANERLSILENGQQEANQRLSILENGQQKANQRLSNLENIIQELKETTSRIEEKQQIIYEQTGKLSEYHTEVQTQLSEIKDRLQFNTHKITETELEIFKLKKQ, from the coding sequence GTGAATGAAAAAATACTTGAACAAATTTTAATAGAGTTAAGAGGGATCAAGGATGAACAACAAAAAGCCAATGAACGTTTAAGCATTTTGGAAAATGGGCAGCAAGAAGCCAATCAACGTTTAAGCATTTTGGAAAATGGGCAGCAAAAAGCCAATCAACGTCTAAGTAACTTGGAAAATATTATTCAAGAGCTAAAGGAAACAACTTCACGAATTGAAGAAAAACAGCAAATCATCTATGAACAAACCGGGAAGTTATCTGAGTATCACACTGAAGTTCAAACCCAACTTTCTGAAATAAAAGATAGACTTCAGTTTAATACACATAAAATAACTGAAACGGAATTAGAAATTTTTAAGTTAAAGAAACAATAA
- a CDS encoding methyl-accepting chemotaxis protein (product_source=COG0840; cath_funfam=1.10.287.950; cog=COG0840; smart=SM00503; superfamily=57997), translated as MSNISNEMILQAIKELADQLKNHTKETNLRFEQIDRRFEQIDHRFEQIDQQLVQINQRFEKVEKKIEQMDKQITDVANGQKILVEELFDNKKEMKRVKNVLNMF; from the coding sequence ATGTCAAATATTTCAAATGAAATGATTTTACAAGCAATTAAAGAACTGGCAGATCAGCTAAAAAATCATACAAAAGAAACGAATCTTCGCTTCGAACAAATCGACCGTCGTTTTGAGCAAATTGATCATCGTTTTGAACAAATTGATCAACAGCTTGTACAAATTAATCAACGATTTGAGAAAGTCGAAAAAAAGATCGAGCAGATGGACAAACAAATCACGGATGTAGCAAACGGTCAAAAAATTCTCGTGGAAGAATTGTTTGATAACAAAAAAGAAATGAAACGAGTTAAAAATGTCCTGAACATGTTTTAA
- a CDS encoding hypothetical protein (product_source=Hypo-rule applied), whose translation MCIELKIKEDIFGCCEKIKTKHLLLVLLMIPWTANRVIVQLTENV comes from the coding sequence ATGTGCATAGAATTGAAGATTAAAGAAGATATTTTCGGTTGTTGTGAAAAAATCAAAACTAAGCATTTGTTACTTGTTTTGCTTATGATCCCTTGGACAGCAAATCGGGTTATTGTTCAATTAACAGAAAACGTTTAA
- a CDS encoding molybdopterin biosynthesis enzyme (product_source=COG0303; cath_funfam=2.170.190.11; cog=COG0303; pfam=PF03453; superfamily=63882) → MLYIPNSSPIPFEEAQRLILSAIRPLPVITIPLSKALGYYLAETVRADHDVPIFDRSTVDGYALRAEDVINASASNPVKLKVLEDIPTGHLPQQKITQGTASRIMRGAPIPEGANAVVMVEKTENAAEDSESVLVYQSVKIGDAIAKKGQDVEEERDVLTKGTLLGPIELGLLRYIRDCICSGLCEA, encoded by the coding sequence ATGTTATATATCCCGAATTCTTCCCCTATTCCATTTGAAGAAGCACAACGTCTTATTCTCTCTGCGATACGTCCCCTTCCGGTTATTACCATACCTCTGTCTAAAGCTCTTGGGTACTATCTAGCGGAAACGGTAAGGGCAGATCACGATGTCCCTATTTTTGACCGTTCCACTGTAGACGGTTACGCTCTGCGTGCGGAGGATGTGATCAATGCCAGCGCTTCTAACCCGGTAAAGCTGAAGGTTTTGGAAGATATTCCCACCGGGCATTTACCTCAACAAAAGATTACCCAAGGTACGGCCAGCCGAATTATGAGGGGAGCACCTATCCCCGAAGGTGCAAACGCAGTCGTTATGGTAGAGAAAACTGAGAATGCAGCGGAAGATAGCGAAAGCGTTTTGGTTTATCAATCGGTTAAAATTGGCGACGCTATTGCCAAAAAGGGTCAAGATGTTGAAGAAGAGAGGGATGTCCTCACAAAGGGGACGCTTTTAGGGCCAATTGAACTTGGGCTGCTTCGTTACATTCGGGATTGCATCTGTTCCGGTTTATGCGAAGCCTAA
- a CDS encoding O-acetyl-ADP-ribose deacetylase (regulator of RNase III) (product_source=COG2110; cath_funfam=3.40.220.10; cog=COG2110; pfam=PF01661; smart=SM00506; superfamily=52949), which translates to MIKVVNGDITTLQNVSYICNAANGIGPMGGGVAAAIRKAGGREIEEEAISVCKEQNPMPGNLYVTNAGALPFKGIIHLVTMKEPAGKTSYDIVKKCLQHLVLYCQENGIHKVALPALGTGVGKLNKEQVAVIYKEILEPVNDIEFLVVDIDQEFIQSFNKC; encoded by the coding sequence ATGATAAAGGTTGTAAATGGGGATATTACTACACTTCAAAATGTTTCTTATATTTGTAACGCAGCAAATGGAATCGGTCCGATGGGAGGGGGAGTAGCCGCTGCGATTCGAAAAGCGGGCGGTCGAGAAATTGAAGAAGAAGCAATCAGCGTTTGCAAAGAACAAAATCCAATGCCTGGCAACCTTTATGTCACAAATGCAGGAGCCCTTCCATTCAAAGGGATTATTCATTTAGTGACAATGAAAGAACCTGCTGGGAAAACCTCTTATGATATTGTCAAAAAGTGCTTGCAACATTTAGTTCTCTACTGCCAAGAAAACGGGATTCATAAGGTAGCACTCCCAGCTTTAGGAACCGGAGTAGGAAAATTAAATAAAGAACAAGTTGCTGTGATTTATAAAGAAATTTTAGAGCCGGTGAATGACATTGAATTTCTAGTCGTGGATATCGATCAAGAATTTATTCAAAGTTTTAATAAATGCTGA
- a CDS encoding AcrR family transcriptional regulator (product_source=COG1309; cath_funfam=1.10.10.60,1.10.274.10; cog=COG1309; pfam=PF00440; superfamily=46689,48498) — MYSAFEKQPQEKKDLIIKVSIDEFVKNGYEKASTDVITSRAGISKGILFHYFKSKKNLYLYLVNYVKDLLTEKTMDELRKIQSDDFFERIQEIVLAKQRVTALYFQETQFIADAFTNPPVAVKKEMEEIIKKHNETYQEDFMLEHVYIKDLIHTEKLRDDISVDTVIRMTMFIVEQLSNKYFVLYKNKQFDLKDHTEPLIRELNDYLKIVKYGIYKQE, encoded by the coding sequence TTGTATTCAGCTTTTGAAAAGCAGCCACAAGAAAAAAAAGACCTGATAATCAAAGTGTCCATTGACGAATTTGTGAAAAATGGTTATGAAAAAGCCTCTACAGATGTCATAACGAGTCGGGCTGGAATTTCCAAAGGGATCCTTTTCCATTATTTTAAGAGCAAGAAAAACCTATACCTTTATTTAGTGAATTATGTGAAGGATCTTTTAACGGAAAAAACAATGGATGAGTTAAGGAAAATTCAATCTGATGATTTTTTTGAAAGGATTCAAGAAATCGTACTGGCAAAACAACGAGTAACGGCTCTATATTTCCAAGAAACTCAGTTTATCGCAGATGCCTTTACAAATCCACCTGTGGCGGTAAAGAAGGAAATGGAAGAAATAATAAAGAAACACAACGAAACTTATCAAGAAGATTTCATGCTGGAGCATGTTTATATTAAAGATCTTATCCACACGGAAAAACTAAGAGATGATATTTCGGTTGATACCGTTATCCGCATGACGATGTTTATCGTTGAACAGCTATCTAATAAATATTTTGTTCTATACAAAAATAAGCAATTTGATCTCAAAGATCATACGGAGCCTTTGATAAGAGAACTAAATGATTATCTGAAGATTGTGAAGTATGGAATTTATAAACAAGAATAA
- a CDS encoding NAD-dependent deacetylase (product_source=KO:K12410; cath_funfam=3.40.50.1220; cog=COG0846; ko=KO:K12410; pfam=PF02146; superfamily=52467) has protein sequence MLTKWLKVSQYTVVLTGAGMSTESGLPDFRSAKAGLWSKKNPQQLASTFALKHNRDDFISFYQYRIRTLHECKPHLGHMILAKWQKRGIVQNIVTQNVDGFHKQAGSENVIELHGSLRTIHCQRCHQVYDSDLYIHEQFHCTCGGFLRPSVVLFGESLPTDAIEQAWSVAQKAELLIVLGSSLQVSPANQLPLLAKRNGSKFVIINMEPTELDEWADVVIHHRKIGDVLREIDEQLKVEE, from the coding sequence ATGTTAACGAAATGGTTAAAGGTGTCTCAATATACGGTGGTGCTAACAGGAGCTGGCATGTCTACAGAAAGCGGACTTCCTGATTTTCGTTCGGCTAAGGCTGGACTATGGAGCAAGAAAAATCCTCAACAGCTAGCAAGTACATTTGCACTTAAGCACAATCGGGACGATTTTATTTCCTTTTATCAGTATCGGATTCGTACGCTTCACGAATGCAAACCGCATCTAGGACATATGATTCTAGCGAAGTGGCAAAAACGAGGAATCGTTCAAAACATCGTTACGCAAAATGTAGACGGATTTCACAAGCAAGCAGGAAGTGAAAACGTGATCGAGCTTCACGGATCGTTAAGAACGATACATTGTCAACGTTGTCATCAAGTGTACGATAGCGATTTATACATACATGAACAATTTCATTGTACGTGTGGCGGTTTTTTGCGGCCATCCGTTGTCTTATTTGGGGAATCGCTGCCAACCGATGCGATCGAGCAAGCATGGTCAGTAGCACAAAAAGCGGAATTGTTGATCGTTTTAGGCTCTTCATTACAAGTATCTCCTGCCAATCAGCTGCCGCTTTTGGCAAAACGAAATGGTTCCAAGTTCGTCATAATCAATATGGAACCGACGGAATTGGATGAATGGGCAGATGTCGTTATTCATCACCGAAAAATTGGTGATGTTTTAAGGGAAATAGATGAACAATTAAAAGTGGAGGAATGA